GCTCTCGTACACCCTCTTGATGTCGACAAAATCGGTGATATTGGACTTGTCGACAAAGTAAGCGTTAATATCGACATCCGATGTCATTGCACGCCAGCTTCGACCCGTAGCGCTGTAACGGTAGAGGTTCCCCGCATTGACACGGCCCTGGCGGATTTCGCCGTCGGTCCCCTGCCCCATCTCGTAGGTATCCTTTTCCCTGTCCATGGCCAGTTGCCATACGCCCTCGTCGTCGCAAACGAAGCGGTCCGTCGTAACGGAAACATCGGAATATTCAGAGGCATAATACATGCTCGAGGGGTTCGTCGCAAAGACGATCTTGCCCTCGTTTTCTTCGTTGCAGGCCGGAATACCGAGTTCAGCCTGGTAGAAACCCCTTATGTACTTTTCGAAATCAGCGACGGTACCGAGCCCCAACTTCCGTACATGCCCGCGAATCGTTTCGAATTCGTCATTCACATCTACGCCCAGGGCCCAGTCCGCAATTTTAGCGCGGGCCACGGAATCATCCCAGGAACCGTCCGCAAAGTCGGCAGCCACTTTCCAGAGATTTGCCACGGTATCTTGCAAGGCGGACTGCATCATGATGGTCACGGCCAGAAGCGCCGTTCCCGATTCGCTACCCGTGAACGAGGTAATCGAATCGACTAGGCCGAGGCCCGCCGTATCGATATGGAACATGCTCCAGACCGCAGCAGAAGACGTCGCGGAAGCAGACGCTGCGGTAGCGCCGGGCTGTTTCAACAGCGTTTGCATATTCACGGACTTCAGGAACGTCAGGAAGTTGATATTGGCAACGCCCGCATTCCCCCGACCGCCTACAAGAGCATACAGGGAATCCTTCATGGTGACCGTACCGCCATGGGCCAGGTCGGTAATCGTACCGGAATAGACGGCCTTCGCATAGGGCGGGCGGAAAGTCACATTCTCCGCCGTATAAGTCCCGCCTTTCGGAGGGACCGTCGCCGTGAATGTCGCAACCGTATTGAAAGTTTCATCAAGCGCCTGCACGGTAACACTCGACCTGGAATCTTGCAAGCCGTAACCGAACGTTCCCGTAACCGTCACGTTTTCAAGACTCGACGGATCCTTGGCTGTCGTATCTTGCGTCCTGTTATCGGAAGTATCCTTACGCGAAGTGTCCCTGGAGACCGTATCGCGGAGAAACACGGAATCCCGGTTCGTCAACGTGTCAGGCGTTGTTGCGGTATCGCCACGGCCCACGGAATCGGCTGTCGTGAAGGACGAATCCGGTTCAAAAAAGGTTGCACCCACATTCGCATCTGCATTATTCGAACTGTCCGAATCGCCACAAGACACCAAAAAGACCAATGCACAAGTGAAGTACACCGTAAGCCAGAAGGCTCTAAAATTTACGTATTTACCCAAGTAAACCTTTGACATATCGTTCCCCTTACCGATAAACAAAGCATCCCTACACCATCAAAAATATATTTTTTTCGTAAGAAAACAAGACGCCCGGCGCCTAAAAAGGGCTGCCAGGCATTCTTTGCTACTCTGAAAAAATCCTACTTGAACT
This is a stretch of genomic DNA from Fibrobacter succinogenes. It encodes these proteins:
- a CDS encoding histidine phosphatase family protein; translation: MSKVYLGKYVNFRAFWLTVYFTCALVFLVSCGDSDSSNNADANVGATFFEPDSSFTTADSVGRGDTATTPDTLTNRDSVFLRDTVSRDTSRKDTSDNRTQDTTAKDPSSLENVTVTGTFGYGLQDSRSSVTVQALDETFNTVATFTATVPPKGGTYTAENVTFRPPYAKAVYSGTITDLAHGGTVTMKDSLYALVGGRGNAGVANINFLTFLKSVNMQTLLKQPGATAASASATSSAAVWSMFHIDTAGLGLVDSITSFTGSESGTALLAVTIMMQSALQDTVANLWKVAADFADGSWDDSVARAKIADWALGVDVNDEFETIRGHVRKLGLGTVADFEKYIRGFYQAELGIPACNEENEGKIVFATNPSSMYYASEYSDVSVTTDRFVCDDEGVWQLAMDREKDTYEMGQGTDGEIRQGRVNAGNLYRYSATGRSWRAMTSDVDINAYFVDKSNITDFVDIKRVYESIKDNERVIFLLRHGERDKDATSKNSGLTKAGIDSAKSMGAKLTKFDEPMRLGASEFYRAQQTVIAIAQGRGQDTTVTDTFPELNDDWYMIDRSLVNQAESDAGGGWEATSYYTYTGRYSGDTARIQAYYNLQERSAELIEILLHKYENEPDRFIMLSSHDKLMVPFVAYCSKLRINMNIKNGGTWINYLAGIAIIWDKSGNRRYVAFKGLRNAYFQGW